In Xenorhabdus nematophila ATCC 19061, one DNA window encodes the following:
- a CDS encoding Slam-dependent surface lipoprotein has translation MMKKFNVLVAALGALGFMAQAQAAVGFGQSQDETTPHIKVGATQPGSGPHGGKGGEPGIGVSSVYGGQITGFAGLTRMAPADSNGIHNISMAGAPGSHGGMGVFHFSKVANADVYFGEWSQTGQASDSTHTVYYAGKDVTTNIPTDGTATYTVTGINQYSGDNALSGTFTADFGEKTLAGSLANTAMTIDIDASIGADAKFEGAAITDTLVGQTNGHFFGDSAASLAGYATFADDSTKDTAFGGSKQ, from the coding sequence ATGATGAAAAAGTTCAACGTATTAGTTGCCGCTTTAGGGGCATTGGGATTTATGGCACAGGCTCAGGCAGCAGTAGGATTTGGTCAGAGCCAAGATGAAACAACGCCACACATTAAGGTTGGTGCAACCCAACCGGGTTCAGGCCCACACGGTGGCAAAGGTGGCGAACCCGGCATTGGTGTCAGTTCCGTTTATGGTGGTCAGATCACTGGCTTTGCCGGCTTGACTCGCATGGCACCTGCTGACAGCAATGGTATCCATAACATCTCAATGGCAGGAGCACCCGGCTCTCACGGTGGTATGGGCGTATTCCATTTCAGCAAAGTTGCCAATGCAGATGTTTACTTCGGTGAATGGTCTCAGACAGGTCAGGCATCGGATAGCACCCACACGGTTTATTATGCAGGCAAGGACGTCACTACCAATATCCCAACAGACGGTACAGCGACTTACACCGTGACGGGTATTAACCAATACAGTGGCGACAATGCCCTGTCCGGCACATTTACCGCAGATTTTGGTGAAAAAACGCTGGCTGGTTCACTGGCAAATACTGCGATGACGATAGACATTGATGCCAGTATCGGCGCTGATGCCAAATTTGAAGGTGCTGCCATAACGGATACTTTGGTTGGGCAAACCAACGGCCACTTCTTTGGTGACAGTGCTGCCAGCTTGGCTGGATATGCCACATTTGCTGATGACAGTACCAAGGATACCGCATTCGGTGGTTCTAAACAGTAA
- a CDS encoding TonB-dependent receptor domain-containing protein, producing MVYRVKTQLTPITIALSLAFSLAASPLFAESKSTATSPNNKTDLGKISVTDTSDKDEAGYDAVYDRDISNIYIGKKEIERYKGTSPADLLKGAVGVYSGDARNSGALDINIRGIQGQGRIPVTIDGTEQAITVGRGYNGANNRNYIDPNLISSIEIEKGPSLNRNIKGSVGGAVAIKTLGIDDVVPKGETFGINTKLETSSNSVRERTPSLSLGQDYRDIPNFARNGIETDPALQITPHSSKDNKLFGYKDNAFRFAVGTRQESFDLMLAYAYRRQGNYFAGKGGAHRYDESITETDRELMKGARTTLDPYLPFAARIYRPGNEVPNTSSEMRSVLIKNTWRFTDDQTLLLGFRNTHMDFGDIMPSRLGWVDPADNKVPQWPLANVHQQAANLHYKWQPTDNPYADFDMNLWTTRTTSNTNTAGGYPRTPTDRDWNWENKKASRNNNIDGTLINSAVTHSQNNRWGIDISNKFTLHSSLDLTLIGNFQRERLDSNDDYNSTNMYFFQSPSRRGQRQEINLAFNFDWRPTSWLELKAGAKRVSYWSQDDVLNERRAAKDWRYEKQRETIGHQMSYWRTPTEKEADMVRKREEFMRSNKISQMSRAERQVYLNKLGTEYPAIKTTNISSRNGQKRKMVREEFVWRYDTGTGQLNKSDNPYFNGQLDMNEKVIDPISGKEGYKYEYGMAVDANGLSGPEVNNPWEPTAKRKAHAWAPSFSATAYVTDDLRLYTRYVEAVRMPSLFEDTVGFSGSKTNRVGQRFKPERAKTIETGFVYDFSQLVDAERHADIKFSYYNTVIENVFDRDNTYQLSQMDKQKIAGLELQARYDNGGFFTDMGLTYNMKNKVCDHNSVMRMDSLNRHGIPECIDGGFPGGYLRTSIQPQYSANLTIGGRLLDEKLELGSRMLYHSKAENKEEKWLMNALPDTYKGQSNNPMRWNPVFTVDAYISYQITPDVSLELVGTNLTNRYYLDPLTRSMMPAPGRTFKLSLTSQF from the coding sequence ATGGTATACCGAGTCAAAACCCAACTAACCCCCATCACAATCGCACTGTCACTGGCATTTTCACTGGCAGCATCGCCCTTGTTTGCCGAATCTAAATCGACCGCCACATCCCCGAACAATAAGACCGATTTAGGTAAAATTAGTGTCACTGATACCAGTGATAAAGATGAGGCCGGATATGATGCCGTCTATGACAGAGATATCTCCAATATCTATATCGGCAAAAAAGAGATAGAACGCTACAAAGGCACATCTCCCGCCGATTTACTTAAGGGGGCCGTTGGCGTATACAGCGGTGACGCACGTAATAGTGGTGCTTTGGATATCAATATCCGGGGCATTCAGGGACAAGGGCGTATTCCCGTCACTATTGACGGCACGGAACAGGCTATCACCGTGGGTCGTGGTTACAATGGTGCCAATAACCGCAACTACATTGATCCGAACTTAATCAGTAGCATTGAAATCGAAAAAGGTCCCTCTCTCAACCGTAATATCAAAGGCTCTGTCGGCGGTGCCGTCGCCATCAAAACCTTAGGCATTGATGATGTCGTGCCAAAAGGAGAAACCTTCGGCATCAATACCAAACTGGAAACCAGCAGTAACTCAGTGAGAGAACGCACACCTTCCCTGTCATTGGGACAAGACTACCGCGATATCCCGAATTTTGCCCGAAATGGTATCGAGACTGATCCTGCTTTACAGATCACCCCACACTCATCAAAAGACAATAAACTGTTTGGTTACAAAGATAACGCATTCCGCTTCGCAGTAGGTACACGGCAGGAATCTTTTGATTTGATGCTGGCCTATGCTTACCGCCGTCAGGGTAACTATTTTGCCGGTAAAGGGGGTGCCCATCGTTATGATGAGTCCATTACAGAAACCGACAGGGAGTTAATGAAGGGGGCGAGGACAACACTGGACCCGTATCTGCCGTTTGCCGCCCGTATTTATCGCCCCGGTAATGAAGTCCCCAATACCTCCAGTGAAATGCGTTCTGTGTTAATCAAAAACACTTGGCGTTTTACCGATGATCAGACACTGTTGTTGGGCTTTCGCAATACCCATATGGATTTTGGCGATATTATGCCCTCACGCTTGGGTTGGGTTGATCCTGCTGATAATAAGGTTCCCCAATGGCCACTGGCTAATGTCCACCAGCAAGCCGCCAATCTGCACTATAAATGGCAACCTACCGATAATCCTTATGCTGATTTCGACATGAACCTGTGGACAACCCGCACCACCAGCAATACCAATACCGCAGGGGGATATCCCCGTACTCCTACCGATAGAGACTGGAACTGGGAAAACAAGAAAGCCTCCAGGAACAACAACATTGATGGCACATTAATCAATTCTGCTGTGACTCATAGCCAGAACAATCGTTGGGGTATCGATATCTCCAATAAATTTACCCTGCATTCCAGTCTGGATCTGACTTTAATAGGCAATTTCCAACGGGAGCGTCTTGATTCCAATGATGATTACAATTCCACCAATATGTACTTCTTCCAGTCACCCTCGCGGAGAGGACAGCGTCAGGAAATCAATCTCGCTTTTAATTTTGACTGGCGACCCACTTCATGGCTGGAACTGAAAGCCGGTGCCAAACGTGTTTCTTACTGGTCTCAGGATGATGTACTCAATGAACGGCGGGCAGCAAAGGATTGGCGTTATGAAAAGCAACGGGAAACTATCGGGCATCAAATGAGTTATTGGCGGACACCGACTGAAAAAGAAGCTGATATGGTACGAAAAAGGGAGGAGTTTATGAGATCAAATAAAATCTCACAAATGAGTAGAGCAGAGAGACAAGTGTATCTGAACAAACTCGGAACTGAATATCCAGCTATAAAAACAACAAATATCTCCTCACGTAACGGACAAAAACGCAAGATGGTTCGTGAAGAATTCGTCTGGCGTTACGATACTGGAACCGGTCAGCTCAATAAAAGCGATAACCCTTATTTCAATGGTCAATTGGATATGAATGAAAAAGTTATCGATCCAATAAGTGGTAAGGAAGGCTATAAATATGAATATGGAATGGCCGTTGATGCAAATGGCCTATCAGGCCCTGAAGTTAACAACCCCTGGGAACCCACCGCTAAACGTAAAGCTCATGCCTGGGCACCCTCATTCTCTGCTACCGCTTATGTGACCGATGATCTCCGGCTCTATACCCGTTATGTCGAAGCAGTGAGAATGCCCAGCCTTTTTGAAGATACCGTTGGTTTTTCAGGCTCTAAAACTAACCGCGTCGGTCAGCGGTTTAAACCAGAGCGTGCCAAAACCATTGAAACCGGCTTTGTTTATGATTTCAGCCAGTTAGTGGATGCTGAACGTCATGCTGATATCAAATTTTCTTACTACAATACTGTGATTGAAAATGTGTTCGACAGGGACAACACTTACCAATTATCCCAAATGGACAAACAGAAAATTGCGGGTCTGGAATTACAGGCACGTTATGACAATGGCGGTTTTTTCACCGATATGGGGCTAACCTACAATATGAAAAACAAGGTATGTGATCATAACTCGGTGATGAGAATGGATTCTCTAAATCGTCATGGCATCCCTGAGTGTATTGATGGCGGTTTTCCCGGTGGTTATTTGCGAACCTCTATCCAGCCGCAATACTCGGCTAACCTGACTATCGGCGGTCGCCTGTTGGATGAAAAACTGGAACTGGGCAGCCGTATGCTCTACCACAGCAAGGCCGAAAACAAGGAGGAAAAATGGCTGATGAATGCGTTACCAGATACTTATAAAGGACAGTCCAACAACCCGATGCGCTGGAACCCGGTGTTCACGGTTGATGCTTATATCAGCTACCAAATCACCCCTGATGTATCGCTGGAACTCGTCGGCACAAACTTAACCAATCGCTACTATCTTGATCCGCTGACACGTTCGATGATGCCTGCGCCGGGCAGAACCTTTAAGCTCAGCCTGACCAGCCAATTTTAG
- a CDS encoding transposase: protein MRKREPSIHTGRQFVTAQHLPVLERVLSLADYLRQMGKRSAFIVADILDEQDWTPFERQSASTGRAPYSPHAMMGILLYGIMKGHCSLRELERLARFDLGCIFVSQGITPDHASLGRFIIPLWMEASSLPKP from the coding sequence ATGCGAAAACGGGAACCTTCTATTCATACCGGACGTCAGTTTGTCACGGCTCAGCATTTACCTGTCTTAGAGCGGGTCCTTTCCCTTGCTGATTATCTCAGGCAAATGGGGAAACGTAGTGCATTTATTGTTGCTGACATTCTTGATGAGCAAGATTGGACTCCCTTTGAACGCCAGTCTGCTTCGACAGGCAGAGCGCCTTATTCTCCCCACGCTATGATGGGGATCCTGCTTTATGGGATCATGAAAGGCCATTGCTCGCTCAGAGAACTTGAACGACTTGCGCGTTTCGATTTAGGCTGTATTTTTGTCAGTCAGGGCATTACGCCCGATCACGCCAGTCTGGGGCGTTTCATTATACCGCTGTGGATGGAGGCAAGCAGTTTGCCAAAGCCGTAA
- a CDS encoding type II toxin-antitoxin system CcdA family antitoxin, translating to MTRVLTRVICGDYMTALHSRTKKTVSVTVSPELYEQAKQIGLNFSAILTQALIAELKSAAAEQWKRDNREGFEELNRITREHGLLSDQYRTF from the coding sequence ATGACACGTGTGCTTACACGTGTCATTTGCGGGGATTATATGACAGCATTACACTCCAGAACTAAAAAAACCGTCAGCGTGACTGTTTCACCAGAACTGTATGAACAAGCAAAACAAATAGGACTAAATTTTTCTGCTATTTTGACTCAGGCATTAATTGCAGAACTTAAATCTGCGGCGGCTGAGCAGTGGAAACGTGATAATAGGGAGGGATTCGAAGAACTCAATCGCATCACCCGTGAACATGGTCTACTGTCCGATCAATATAGGACATTTTAA
- a CDS encoding TonB family protein produces the protein MTHTAIFDNPTLISQKGLLISILIAILLHINLIWLFNRHTSYPDDAAHHINNNASAMTLSITMVAASSWNHEPEPVSPPPPLLTAPESPTKPEIALDKAVHPENRVEKPQGSHKPKKRQKPQKEKPQEIAAKKPIQSTPVQKEINAETHGSDQVNSQSSMSRASTSQPLVGQGKSEWDNYHARLRQEIEHHKEYPRKAKRMKQQGIVIINFTLLNDGTLTAAKVVNSSGNSTLDNAALNAIHRARSVGVKPADIPSDVTLRLDFKLD, from the coding sequence ATGACCCACACAGCCATATTCGATAATCCAACGCTGATCTCCCAGAAGGGTTTGCTGATCAGCATTCTGATTGCCATTTTATTGCATATCAATCTGATATGGCTGTTTAACCGACATACTTCATATCCTGATGATGCAGCCCATCATATCAACAACAATGCGTCTGCCATGACGTTATCGATTACGATGGTTGCTGCCTCATCATGGAATCATGAACCCGAACCTGTCTCTCCACCGCCACCGCTTTTGACTGCCCCTGAATCCCCTACAAAACCTGAAATTGCATTGGATAAAGCCGTTCATCCTGAAAACAGGGTGGAAAAACCGCAGGGATCCCATAAACCCAAAAAACGCCAAAAACCGCAGAAAGAAAAACCACAGGAAATAGCAGCAAAGAAGCCCATCCAATCAACGCCGGTACAAAAAGAGATTAATGCAGAAACCCATGGCAGCGATCAGGTTAATTCGCAAAGCAGCATGAGCCGGGCATCAACGTCACAGCCGTTGGTGGGACAGGGAAAGAGCGAATGGGATAATTACCATGCAAGATTACGGCAGGAAATCGAGCACCACAAAGAGTATCCCCGCAAGGCAAAAAGAATGAAACAGCAAGGTATCGTTATCATAAACTTTACCCTGCTGAATGACGGTACATTAACCGCAGCCAAAGTGGTTAATTCCTCCGGTAACAGCACATTGGACAATGCCGCCCTCAATGCCATCCATCGCGCCCGTTCGGTGGGCGTCAAACCCGCGGATATCCCGTCCGATGTCACGCTCCGGCTTGATTTTAAGTTGGATTGA
- a CDS encoding CcdB family protein: protein MQYTVYKNTGNPDYSYLLDVQSDIIDVLETRLVIPLFLKSNFHGRIPTRLCPTLNIDGNEYLVMTHAMASIRVSMLGDEMTNVSSHRQLIKDAMDLLFDGF from the coding sequence ATGCAGTACACAGTTTACAAAAATACAGGTAATCCTGATTATTCCTATCTGTTGGATGTTCAGAGCGACATTATTGATGTATTAGAAACACGATTGGTCATTCCATTATTCCTAAAATCAAATTTCCACGGGCGAATTCCAACTCGATTATGCCCGACCCTGAACATTGATGGGAACGAATATCTCGTTATGACTCACGCGATGGCTAGCATCAGAGTCTCTATGTTAGGTGATGAGATGACAAATGTTTCATCCCACAGACAGCTAATTAAAGATGCGATGGATTTACTCTTTGACGGGTTTTGA
- a CDS encoding NAD(P)H-dependent oxidoreductase: protein MANGFAKKAPCCGSIAIASPDFEALHRGEVLPDVAKSLAMVKEADHLIFIYSVWWFGQPAILKGWIDRVFSNGFAYYEDEKGFTPYLTGKSATIFITLGTPEQVLAQNDMELDHFMRGMTLGTLGLVGIYPTKIVPFYAIPKSSDEERRMMLESVTI, encoded by the coding sequence ATGGCGAATGGCTTTGCGAAAAAAGCGCCGTGCTGCGGCAGCATCGCGATTGCCAGTCCTGATTTTGAGGCTTTGCACAGAGGGGAGGTATTACCGGACGTTGCAAAAAGTCTGGCGATGGTTAAAGAGGCTGATCATCTTATTTTTATTTATTCTGTCTGGTGGTTTGGTCAGCCCGCTATTCTTAAAGGCTGGATTGACCGGGTATTCTCCAATGGCTTTGCTTATTATGAAGATGAAAAGGGTTTTACTCCTTATCTGACGGGAAAATCAGCAACCATCTTTATCACTTTAGGGACTCCAGAACAGGTTTTGGCTCAGAATGACATGGAGTTAGATCACTTTATGCGTGGTATGACGCTGGGCACATTGGGATTGGTCGGCATCTATCCGACTAAAATTGTGCCTTTCTATGCCATTCCCAAGAGCAGTGATGAAGAAAGAAGAATGATGCTGGAATCCGTGACGATTTAG
- the fdhD gene encoding formate dehydrogenase accessory sulfurtransferase FdhD — MDNTKSGNQLAIEGICGAFQINVKHKNNLNSSRPDWVAEEVPIALVYNGISHVVMMASPKDLAHFAIGFSLSEGIITSPQEIRGIDSVISCHGGIELHIELSNRRFAALKERRRNMAGRTGCGICGTEQLADVFRPISPLPFTQTFSLSHLDAALSRLPDLQEIGVLTGCTHAAGWISTEGNLLGGCEDVGRHVALDKLLGMRAKTGWQQGAVLVSSRASYEMVQKSAHCGVEILFAVSAATSLAIEVAQKCHLTLIGFCKPGRATIYTHPQRVVD; from the coding sequence ATGGATAACACAAAATCAGGCAATCAGTTAGCCATTGAGGGTATCTGCGGCGCTTTTCAGATCAATGTAAAACACAAAAATAACCTGAACAGCTCCAGGCCGGACTGGGTAGCAGAAGAAGTCCCTATTGCACTGGTTTATAACGGCATTTCACATGTCGTCATGATGGCAAGCCCGAAAGATTTGGCGCATTTCGCCATCGGTTTTTCCTTATCGGAAGGGATTATCACTTCCCCGCAGGAAATTCGTGGCATTGATTCTGTTATCAGCTGTCATGGCGGTATTGAACTGCATATTGAACTGTCGAACCGTCGCTTTGCTGCATTGAAAGAACGCCGGCGCAATATGGCAGGCAGAACCGGCTGTGGTATCTGCGGTACCGAACAACTGGCCGACGTTTTTCGTCCAATTTCGCCCCTGCCTTTCACCCAGACATTTTCACTCTCTCACCTTGATGCAGCACTTTCCCGATTACCGGATCTGCAAGAAATCGGTGTTCTGACGGGCTGTACCCACGCTGCCGGTTGGATCTCAACGGAAGGAAACTTACTCGGCGGTTGTGAAGATGTCGGCCGGCATGTCGCGCTGGATAAATTGCTGGGAATGCGGGCAAAAACAGGCTGGCAGCAAGGCGCGGTTCTGGTTTCCAGCCGTGCCAGTTATGAAATGGTACAAAAATCAGCGCATTGCGGAGTGGAAATTTTGTTTGCCGTTTCTGCTGCAACCTCACTGGCTATCGAAGTTGCCCAAAAATGTCATCTGACGCTGATCGGATTTTGCAAACCGGGGCGGGCAACAATATATACCCATCCTCAGCGAGTCGTTGATTGA
- a CDS encoding plasmid pRiA4b ORF-3 family protein has product MKLTPEKLFTAINEYAHQPEKKRYLTPKQVQWFADPENVFLLIAIVLTIPEEVMDKIGDSISNWVEAAIAELALTATKLPVGVKRQFEGAIEETLNHAKENFALNSECVLLLLSILKKNQFNIQTDITQLLEISEHDDNAGVVSFPTQPIRLSQLLDQYDIQSGIEFIEFFENGVSVVPHEALPHLLSELSKYSWGIDALLLLTQYFEEPVALASGQVLDSCPSSAWANLSYQQLINLCARFNRHPSVKHSMKRWKKLAMKHCHARATAKIHELYVSHVDGNDCASIMMKATLNGEDDQLSMMLDFKSGIRETFLDIDPNKSLTELIAQLDDSVDFTPVSPEWLQQILPWILSVQHSKNTPLDLYSLYWLSQLPAEWTEPEEFEFENWNQKLSYQADFQRKERNRLSSIYMKHFSPLLMTWLAPEECLLEAKKPRDLLKNYYYANRDLFTERLTYSAAVERYKLPPSAQRFANDYLDLAHSLHDPALNRKKFSLFDALSEMSFEFFAMMLDPVNAELPLQGLVIKVSLLDASPAVWRRISVSNQLTLCELHDVIQDAMGWENAHLYCFDIGGIEIPEEHYDQVRIGIFLNDIGSTLNYQYDFGDDWSHQVTVEKLLPKDIIQPEVTAGNGMCPAEDSGGIWHWNHLLKLRKKKILTEEEAEQLEWAGLSPDEQPEPFDKQLANKRLKALFNY; this is encoded by the coding sequence ATGAAACTCACACCTGAAAAATTATTTACTGCAATTAATGAATATGCCCACCAACCTGAAAAAAAACGATATTTAACACCCAAACAGGTTCAATGGTTTGCCGATCCAGAAAACGTTTTCTTGCTGATAGCCATCGTGTTAACCATACCTGAAGAGGTTATGGATAAGATAGGCGACAGCATCAGTAACTGGGTTGAAGCAGCTATCGCGGAACTGGCACTGACCGCCACTAAATTGCCAGTGGGAGTCAAACGACAATTTGAAGGAGCTATCGAAGAAACCCTGAACCATGCCAAAGAAAATTTCGCACTCAATAGTGAATGTGTGTTGCTACTGTTATCAATCCTGAAGAAAAATCAGTTTAATATCCAGACTGACATTACTCAGTTACTGGAAATATCCGAACATGATGACAACGCAGGTGTAGTCAGCTTTCCCACCCAGCCCATCAGATTAAGCCAGTTGCTTGATCAGTATGATATTCAGTCCGGCATTGAATTCATTGAGTTTTTTGAAAACGGCGTTTCAGTTGTCCCTCATGAGGCTTTACCTCATTTATTGTCAGAACTGTCCAAGTATTCATGGGGCATAGATGCCCTGCTCCTGTTAACCCAATACTTTGAAGAGCCGGTGGCACTGGCCAGTGGGCAAGTGTTGGATAGTTGTCCTTCCTCAGCCTGGGCAAATTTATCCTACCAACAGCTTATCAACCTGTGTGCCCGTTTTAACCGCCACCCTTCGGTTAAACACTCCATGAAACGCTGGAAAAAACTGGCAATGAAGCACTGTCATGCCCGGGCAACAGCAAAAATACATGAATTATATGTTTCCCATGTGGATGGCAATGATTGTGCCAGCATAATGATGAAAGCCACGCTGAACGGTGAAGACGACCAATTAAGCATGATGCTGGATTTTAAATCGGGCATCAGGGAAACTTTCCTGGATATTGATCCCAATAAATCACTCACTGAACTGATAGCACAATTAGATGACAGTGTTGACTTCACTCCCGTTTCTCCGGAATGGCTGCAACAAATCCTGCCGTGGATACTTTCCGTTCAGCACAGTAAAAATACGCCGCTCGACCTCTATTCTCTTTATTGGTTATCGCAGTTACCTGCCGAATGGACAGAACCAGAAGAATTTGAATTTGAGAACTGGAACCAAAAGCTTAGCTATCAGGCAGATTTTCAACGCAAAGAACGGAATCGCCTCAGCTCCATCTACATGAAGCATTTTTCGCCATTGCTGATGACTTGGCTGGCACCGGAAGAGTGTTTGTTGGAAGCGAAAAAACCCAGAGACCTCTTGAAAAACTATTACTATGCAAACCGGGATCTGTTTACTGAGCGCCTGACTTATTCAGCCGCAGTAGAACGATATAAACTGCCGCCAAGCGCTCAGCGTTTCGCAAATGACTACTTGGATTTAGCGCATTCGCTCCACGATCCGGCATTGAACCGCAAGAAATTTTCGCTGTTTGATGCGTTATCAGAAATGAGTTTTGAGTTTTTTGCCATGATGCTGGACCCCGTCAATGCCGAGCTTCCACTGCAAGGGTTAGTCATCAAAGTAAGCTTACTTGATGCAAGTCCTGCGGTATGGCGTCGGATCAGTGTCAGTAACCAACTGACATTGTGCGAACTCCATGATGTGATACAAGATGCCATGGGTTGGGAAAATGCCCACCTGTACTGTTTTGATATCGGGGGAATAGAAATCCCGGAAGAACATTATGACCAGGTTCGTATCGGCATCTTCCTGAATGATATTGGCAGCACACTTAATTATCAGTATGACTTTGGTGATGACTGGTCCCATCAGGTAACCGTCGAGAAACTTCTTCCGAAGGATATTATCCAGCCCGAAGTGACCGCAGGCAATGGCATGTGTCCGGCTGAAGATTCCGGTGGTATCTGGCATTGGAATCACCTGCTCAAATTGAGGAAAAAGAAAATCCTGACAGAAGAGGAAGCAGAACAATTAGAGTGGGCAGGTTTGTCTCCGGATGAACAGCCTGAACCTTTTGATAAACAACTGGCTAACAAGAGACTGAAGGCACTGTTTAATTACTAA
- a CDS encoding porin family protein: MSDNRTTPILAAALIALCLSLSVYADEDTSRNIWLDAQHNQQENETNLITPDPIFMGSNSSFIVINGQTFQVGNNINDLGQALFLAINHQQWPDVRRFLAAYQKLPEHDAMLVNFAQGGLARLEGDLDLATYHYQQILHQQPDFPRIELELARIYFEDHQNREAKQLFTGLNEKQQLPAAVLKNINSYLEAIELRTGWRGSFSAGYAYNDNVNMSSNHGPICLSYSMGICTKKQQVPKAIKAWGMSYDATLSRRYQLSDHHGIFGRGLMYGENYRNYHDGNENTFLLVGGYNFKNRNHDFSFGPLFEYKQRTDDTTYRAIGAKTEWRWAFTNKTTLNIELEHKQLRHQEQRYRRKDGELSSTYLTLSHAINKNVVLFGGGDWLYRNNDHYREDSYQQWGIRAGIAGELYSGITGSLFATLKERRFGAYTPMLNATRQDTEQIYTAVIKVPAAEILGMTPSLTFRHRRNHSNVDWLYSYNKNEVLIRLEKYF, encoded by the coding sequence ATGTCTGACAATAGAACAACGCCAATATTAGCAGCGGCATTGATAGCTCTGTGCCTTTCCCTGTCCGTTTATGCCGATGAGGATACTTCCCGTAATATCTGGCTGGACGCTCAACATAACCAACAAGAAAATGAAACTAACCTAATTACGCCAGATCCCATTTTTATGGGAAGTAACTCGTCATTTATTGTGATTAACGGACAGACTTTTCAGGTTGGCAACAATATTAATGATCTCGGGCAGGCTTTATTCCTTGCCATTAACCACCAACAATGGCCGGATGTCAGGCGCTTTCTTGCGGCTTACCAAAAACTGCCGGAGCATGATGCCATGCTGGTGAATTTTGCCCAAGGCGGGTTGGCTCGCCTTGAAGGTGATTTAGATCTCGCGACCTATCATTATCAACAAATCCTGCATCAACAACCTGACTTTCCCCGTATCGAGCTGGAATTGGCCCGTATCTATTTTGAAGATCACCAGAATCGGGAAGCCAAGCAACTCTTTACTGGATTGAATGAAAAACAACAGCTGCCAGCCGCTGTCCTGAAGAATATTAACAGCTATCTGGAAGCGATAGAGCTGAGAACAGGCTGGCGGGGCTCTTTTTCGGCAGGTTATGCCTATAACGATAACGTCAATATGTCCTCTAATCATGGCCCCATCTGCTTAAGCTACTCTATGGGTATATGCACAAAGAAGCAGCAAGTTCCCAAAGCGATCAAAGCATGGGGAATGTCTTACGATGCAACGTTAAGCCGGCGTTATCAGCTTTCTGACCATCACGGCATTTTTGGCCGAGGTCTGATGTATGGAGAAAACTACCGCAATTATCACGATGGGAATGAGAATACATTCCTGCTGGTCGGTGGATATAACTTTAAAAACAGAAATCACGATTTCTCCTTTGGCCCCCTGTTTGAATATAAACAGCGCACAGATGACACCACTTACCGCGCCATCGGTGCTAAAACAGAGTGGAGATGGGCATTCACCAATAAGACCACCCTGAATATTGAGCTTGAACATAAACAACTGCGGCATCAGGAGCAACGTTATCGCAGAAAAGATGGCGAACTTTCTTCAACCTACCTCACGTTATCCCATGCCATTAACAAAAACGTTGTCCTGTTTGGCGGCGGTGACTGGCTGTACCGAAACAACGACCATTATCGCGAAGACAGCTATCAGCAATGGGGAATTCGGGCAGGGATCGCCGGGGAACTTTATTCCGGCATCACTGGCTCACTGTTTGCCACGTTGAAAGAGCGGCGCTTTGGTGCTTACACCCCGATGCTGAACGCCACACGTCAGGATACTGAACAAATTTACACAGCGGTTATCAAAGTACCCGCTGCCGAAATACTGGGCATGACGCCTTCTCTTACTTTCCGCCACCGACGTAACCACAGCAATGTGGATTGGTTATACAGCTATAACAAAAACGAAGTGCTGATTAGGCTGGAGAAGTATTTTTAA